A genomic stretch from Flavobacterium humidisoli includes:
- a CDS encoding TolC family protein, with translation MYKVKSYQYSIAIAVCLAVAGCKTPAPEAAVTTSTPVPESFGSTVQTQDANSNTAALNWKDYFKDQNLVDLIDTALKNNQELNITLQEIEIAKNDIRVKKGLLLPTAGLRAGAGVEKVGRYTSQGAGDATTEIKPGVETPDPLGDFTIAAYANWEVDIWKKLRNSKKAALNRYLATVEGKNFVITNLIAEVADSYYELLALDNQLDIVKQTIKLQTNALEIVKVQKQAARATELGVKKFEAEVLTSQSMEFDILQRIKETENKINFLLGRYPQEVKRTSSTNFLSLLPASVSSGIPSQLLQNRPDVKQAELELVASKLDVKVARAEFYPSLDITAAIGVNAFKPSYLFTMPESLLYSLAGDLVAPLINRNAIKAEFASANARQIQALYNYDRTVLNAYLEVSNQMSKIENLQKGYDLKSKQVDALNTSIDVSNDLFKSARVDYFEVLMTQRDALEAKLELIDTKKEQLNAAVHVYRDLGGGWK, from the coding sequence ATGTATAAAGTTAAATCATATCAATACAGTATTGCGATTGCTGTATGTCTAGCGGTTGCAGGGTGTAAAACCCCTGCACCGGAGGCAGCAGTTACTACCAGTACTCCAGTTCCAGAATCGTTTGGCTCAACAGTTCAGACTCAGGATGCAAACAGCAATACGGCTGCATTAAACTGGAAAGATTATTTTAAAGATCAGAATCTAGTTGATTTAATAGATACTGCTCTTAAAAACAATCAGGAATTAAATATCACTTTGCAGGAAATTGAAATTGCAAAAAATGATATTCGCGTTAAAAAAGGACTTCTATTGCCAACAGCAGGCTTACGTGCTGGAGCTGGAGTAGAAAAAGTAGGTAGATATACCAGTCAAGGTGCCGGTGATGCTACTACAGAGATTAAACCAGGTGTAGAAACTCCAGATCCGCTGGGAGATTTTACGATTGCAGCTTATGCTAATTGGGAAGTAGATATCTGGAAAAAACTGCGTAATTCTAAAAAAGCAGCCTTAAACCGATATTTAGCTACAGTAGAAGGTAAAAACTTTGTGATTACAAACCTCATCGCCGAAGTTGCTGATTCGTACTATGAGTTACTGGCTTTAGACAATCAGTTGGATATTGTAAAACAAACGATCAAATTGCAGACTAACGCTTTAGAAATTGTAAAAGTTCAAAAACAGGCTGCAAGAGCAACAGAATTGGGAGTTAAGAAATTTGAAGCAGAGGTTTTAACTTCACAAAGTATGGAGTTTGATATTTTGCAGAGGATAAAAGAAACCGAAAATAAAATCAACTTTTTGTTGGGTAGATATCCTCAGGAAGTAAAAAGAACAAGCAGCACTAATTTCTTAAGTTTATTGCCAGCTTCTGTAAGTTCTGGAATTCCGTCTCAATTGTTACAAAATCGTCCAGATGTTAAACAAGCAGAATTAGAATTGGTAGCTTCCAAATTAGATGTAAAAGTGGCTCGCGCCGAGTTTTATCCTTCTTTAGATATCACGGCAGCGATAGGAGTAAATGCTTTTAAACCTTCTTATTTGTTTACTATGCCAGAATCGCTATTGTATTCTTTGGCAGGAGATCTTGTTGCTCCTTTGATTAACAGAAATGCAATTAAAGCAGAGTTTGCAAGTGCAAATGCAAGACAGATTCAGGCATTGTACAATTACGATCGTACGGTTTTAAATGCTTATTTAGAAGTTTCGAACCAAATGTCTAAGATCGAGAATCTTCAAAAGGGTTATGATCTTAAATCTAAACAAGTGGACGCTTTAAATACTTCGATTGATGTTTCAAACGATTTGTTTAAATCAGCCCGAGTAGATTATTTTGAGGTTTTGATGACGCAGAGAGACGCATTAGAAGCAAAATTGGAATTAATTGATACTAAAAAAGAACAGTTGAATGCTGCAGTTCATGTCTATAGAGACTTGGGCGGTGGATGGAAATAA
- a CDS encoding efflux RND transporter permease subunit — protein sequence MFNKFIQRPVLSIVISLIIVFLGVLSVLNLPITQFPTISPPMVNVTADYPGSNGELMVKAVVIPLERALNGVPGMKYMASDAGNDGEATIKVVFNLGTDPNQAAINVQNRVASVTNKLPPLVIREGIKITREVPSMLMYVNLYSTDKNTDMKFLYNYADINVLSELKRVNGIGSGDILGTREYAMRIWLKPDRMLAYKISADEVMEALSSQSLEASPGKTGESSGKRSQAFEYVLKYSGRFTTKEQYENIVVKANPNGELLRLKDVAKVEFGSSMYDIYSNLNGRPSAAIVLKQSFGSNANQVIEEVKAKLEKIKQRFPKGMDYEISYDVSKFLDASIEKVIHTLVEAFILVGLVVFLFLGDWRSTVIPAIAVPVSLVGTFVFMTFFDISLNLITLFALVLAIGVVVDDAIVVIEAVHAKMEEEHLSAFKATKKAMHEIAGAIIAITFLMAAVFIPVAFMSGPVGVFYRQFSVTMATAIILSGIVALTLTPALCAMMLKNNHGQPKKKTPANRFIDAFNEKFNLAQGKYQNLLGKIVDRRVVTIVALLGFCAGTWLISSSVPSGFIPNEDQGMFYAVIQTPPGSSLERTNNIAERVQKIAEDIDGVKSVSSLAGYEILSEGTGANSGTCLVNLKDWSDRKESVLEIMHEMEEKCKDITGANIEFFQPPAVPGYGAAGGFELRLLDKTGSVDYKRMEQVNNDFVAELNKQPELSNVFSFYSSSFPQYMMKVDNDLAQQKGVSIENAMNTLSTLVGSNYEISFIKFGINYKVIVQASPEYRAQPDDILKLYVKNDRDEMVPFSAFMKLEKVYGLSEITRHNMYTSTQISGSPAAGYSSGTAIKVIQKIAAEKLPRGYDIDWAGISADEVAQGNQAIWVFLICLGFVYLVLAAQYESFILPLSVILSLPAGIFGAFLLLKLTGLENNIYAQVAMVMLIGLLGKNAVLIVEFAIQRHAAGKSVLDAAMEGAKARFRPILMTSFAFIAGLLPLAFATGPGKIGNRTIGTAAAGGMLIGTICGVFVIPGLYFIFAKIAEKHKLVKHEEENPLTEEIDNNHV from the coding sequence ATATGGCTTCTGACGCTGGTAATGATGGTGAAGCTACGATAAAAGTGGTTTTTAATTTAGGAACAGATCCAAATCAAGCGGCGATTAATGTTCAAAACCGTGTGGCTTCGGTTACTAATAAACTTCCTCCGTTAGTAATTAGAGAAGGTATCAAAATTACTCGAGAAGTGCCTAGTATGTTGATGTACGTGAACTTGTATAGTACAGATAAAAATACTGACATGAAGTTCTTGTACAACTATGCCGATATCAATGTTCTTTCTGAATTGAAAAGGGTAAACGGTATTGGTTCTGGAGATATCTTAGGAACACGTGAATATGCAATGCGTATTTGGTTAAAACCAGATCGTATGTTAGCTTATAAAATTTCTGCTGATGAGGTGATGGAAGCATTATCAAGTCAGAGTTTGGAGGCTTCTCCTGGTAAAACGGGAGAAAGTTCTGGTAAACGTTCTCAAGCATTTGAGTATGTATTGAAATATTCTGGACGTTTTACAACAAAAGAACAATACGAGAACATTGTAGTAAAAGCAAACCCAAATGGAGAGCTTTTAAGATTAAAAGATGTTGCTAAAGTTGAATTTGGTAGCTCGATGTATGATATCTACTCTAATTTGAATGGAAGACCATCTGCAGCGATTGTATTAAAACAGTCTTTTGGAAGTAACGCGAATCAGGTTATTGAAGAAGTAAAAGCAAAACTAGAAAAAATCAAACAGAGATTCCCTAAAGGAATGGATTATGAAATTTCGTATGACGTTTCTAAATTCCTTGATGCTTCTATCGAGAAAGTAATTCATACTCTGGTTGAAGCATTTATTCTGGTAGGTTTGGTAGTTTTCCTTTTCTTAGGAGATTGGCGCTCTACGGTTATTCCTGCAATTGCGGTACCAGTATCGTTGGTTGGAACTTTTGTGTTCATGACATTCTTTGATATTTCATTGAACTTGATTACGTTATTCGCTTTAGTATTAGCAATTGGTGTCGTCGTCGATGATGCGATTGTGGTAATTGAGGCCGTTCACGCCAAGATGGAAGAAGAACATCTCTCGGCATTTAAAGCAACCAAAAAAGCGATGCACGAAATTGCGGGGGCAATTATTGCGATTACATTCTTGATGGCTGCGGTATTTATTCCAGTTGCATTCATGTCTGGTCCTGTGGGAGTATTCTACAGACAGTTCTCTGTAACTATGGCAACTGCGATTATCCTTTCGGGTATTGTGGCTTTGACATTGACACCTGCGCTTTGTGCAATGATGTTAAAAAATAATCATGGTCAACCTAAAAAGAAAACACCAGCAAATAGATTTATTGATGCTTTCAACGAAAAATTCAATTTAGCACAAGGGAAGTATCAAAATCTATTAGGTAAAATCGTTGACAGAAGAGTGGTTACTATTGTAGCACTTCTAGGTTTCTGTGCTGGAACATGGTTAATAAGCAGTTCTGTTCCTTCAGGATTTATTCCGAATGAAGATCAGGGAATGTTTTATGCTGTAATTCAGACACCTCCAGGTTCATCTTTAGAAAGGACTAATAATATTGCAGAACGAGTTCAAAAAATTGCTGAGGATATTGATGGAGTTAAATCTGTTTCTTCATTAGCTGGTTATGAGATTCTGTCTGAAGGTACAGGAGCTAACTCGGGAACTTGTTTGGTGAACTTGAAAGACTGGAGCGATAGAAAAGAATCTGTTTTGGAGATTATGCACGAAATGGAGGAAAAATGTAAAGATATTACAGGAGCGAATATCGAATTTTTCCAACCGCCTGCTGTACCTGGTTATGGTGCTGCCGGAGGATTTGAACTTCGTTTGTTAGATAAAACCGGTTCTGTTGATTATAAGAGAATGGAACAGGTAAACAACGATTTTGTTGCCGAATTGAACAAACAGCCAGAACTATCAAACGTATTTAGTTTCTATAGTTCTAGTTTCCCTCAATACATGATGAAAGTTGACAATGATTTAGCACAGCAAAAAGGAGTTTCTATCGAAAATGCGATGAATACTTTGTCAACTCTTGTGGGAAGTAACTATGAGATCAGTTTTATCAAATTTGGTATCAACTATAAAGTAATCGTTCAGGCTTCGCCAGAATATCGTGCACAGCCAGATGATATCTTAAAATTGTATGTGAAAAATGATCGTGATGAAATGGTGCCTTTTTCTGCTTTTATGAAATTAGAAAAAGTATACGGACTTTCAGAAATCACACGTCATAATATGTATACCTCAACACAAATCAGTGGTTCTCCAGCTGCGGGGTATAGTTCTGGTACAGCGATTAAAGTAATTCAGAAAATTGCCGCTGAAAAATTACCAAGAGGATATGATATTGACTGGGCAGGTATTTCTGCCGATGAGGTAGCTCAAGGTAATCAGGCGATCTGGGTATTCTTAATCTGTTTAGGATTCGTTTACTTGGTATTAGCAGCACAGTACGAAAGTTTTATTCTGCCATTGTCAGTAATTCTTTCTTTACCAGCAGGTATTTTTGGAGCTTTCCTTTTATTGAAATTAACAGGATTAGAAAATAATATCTATGCTCAGGTTGCCATGGTAATGCTTATTGGATTATTAGGTAAGAATGCCGTGTTGATTGTAGAGTTTGCGATACAAAGGCACGCAGCCGGTAAGTCGGTTTTAGATGCTGCAATGGAAGGAGCAAAAGCAAGGTTCCGTCCAATTTTGATGACTTCGTTTGCATTTATCGCAGGTTTATTACCGCTTGCTTTTGCAACTGGTCCTGGTAAAATTGGAAACAGAACCATTGGTACTGCCGCAGCTGGAGGTATGCTTATTGGAACCATTTGCGGTGTATTTGTAATACCGGGCTTGTATTTCATTTTTGCTAAAATTGCTGAGAAACACAAATTGGTAAAACATGAAGAAGAAAACCCATTAACAGAAGAAATTGACAACAATCATGTATAA